In Burkholderia sp. NRF60-BP8, a single window of DNA contains:
- a CDS encoding class I SAM-dependent methyltransferase, which yields MDLKEVDVLGAGVGDHWYYASKASAVRRFLGASGANRILDVGAGSGFFSKHLLECTQATEAWCVDTSYADDSDGEAAGKPIHFRRSVDRFDADLVLLMDVLEHVDDDVGLLTQYVKGAPPGSRFLITVPAFQFLWSGHDDFLEHKRRYTLGGLEDVARRAGLDVEHGAYYFGLTFPLAAALRLGERARSHPREPASQLRRHHPLVNGLLKTICRIELPMFRFNRVGGLTVICVARKP from the coding sequence ATGGACCTGAAGGAAGTCGACGTACTCGGTGCGGGGGTGGGTGACCACTGGTACTACGCGTCGAAGGCGAGCGCAGTTCGCCGGTTCCTGGGCGCGTCGGGCGCGAACCGCATACTCGACGTCGGTGCGGGTTCCGGTTTTTTCTCGAAGCATCTGCTCGAGTGCACGCAGGCGACGGAGGCTTGGTGCGTCGATACGAGCTACGCCGACGACAGCGACGGCGAGGCGGCCGGCAAGCCCATCCATTTTCGGCGGTCCGTCGATCGATTCGATGCCGATCTCGTGTTGCTGATGGACGTGCTCGAACATGTCGACGACGATGTCGGTCTGCTGACGCAGTATGTGAAGGGGGCGCCTCCGGGCAGCCGGTTCCTGATCACGGTGCCGGCGTTCCAGTTCCTGTGGAGCGGCCACGACGATTTCCTCGAGCACAAGCGCAGGTATACGCTCGGCGGCCTCGAGGACGTGGCCCGGCGTGCGGGGCTCGACGTCGAGCACGGCGCATATTATTTCGGTCTCACGTTTCCGCTCGCGGCCGCGCTGCGGCTGGGCGAGCGCGCGCGCTCGCATCCGCGCGAGCCTGCGTCGCAATTGCGTCGTCATCATCCGTTGGTCAACGGCTTGCTCAAGACGATCTGCCGCATCGAGTTGCCGATGTTCCGCTTCAATCGCGTCGGCGGCCTGACGGTCATCTGCGTCGCGCGCAAGCCGTGA
- a CDS encoding putative quinol monooxygenase, translated as MAEIAVVALIVAKPGAEEKLRAALEGIVEPTRNEAGALQYDLHRDLKEPARFVFVERWESEEALAAHARSAHILAYREAAADWIERSEIRVLSKLV; from the coding sequence ATGGCGGAAATTGCAGTCGTGGCGCTGATCGTGGCGAAGCCTGGCGCCGAGGAAAAACTGCGCGCCGCGCTCGAGGGAATCGTCGAGCCGACCCGCAACGAAGCCGGCGCATTGCAGTACGACCTGCACCGGGATCTGAAGGAGCCCGCGCGGTTCGTATTCGTCGAGCGTTGGGAGAGCGAGGAGGCGCTGGCCGCTCATGCGCGTTCCGCGCATATTCTCGCTTATCGCGAAGCGGCCGCGGACTGGATCGAACGTTCCGAAATCCGCGTGCTGTCGAAGCTCGTCTGA
- the bamC gene encoding outer membrane protein assembly factor BamC yields MTDLRLTMRFAAVLATGALVAGCGTSSPTKVDYKSDSKSKEASLAVPPNMLDETADQRSLPPQGGATSLSALKQVQQAAPALDTVAPAVAGMHIQRDGTESWLVIDGKQPAAIWPQVRRFWQEQGFLLVVDQRDKGVMETDWNETHPQINDGLIRSVISKAMGNSYVTAERNKYRTRLDSAPNGGTYVFISQKGMREAITGANNDSSKWEPKPNDPALETEYLKRLMAVLAQNEQRAKNGEPPIANIKDNAVPSDKKADADASSKAAAAIAAQNVSRTSAQGNDAAEAAVPSEVTLGEPYDRSWLHVGLALDRANFTVDDRDRSKGLYFVRYVDPKDLSSAEQGFWSQLFHGKKEKQAKQYRVNVKALTADQTRVAVVDDSGAIDTSSPARQIMGLLVNQLR; encoded by the coding sequence ATGACTGATCTTCGTCTTACCATGCGGTTCGCTGCAGTGCTCGCCACCGGCGCGCTCGTCGCCGGTTGCGGTACGTCGTCGCCCACGAAAGTGGACTACAAGAGCGATTCGAAATCGAAGGAAGCGTCGCTCGCAGTGCCGCCCAACATGCTCGACGAGACGGCCGATCAGCGTTCGCTGCCGCCCCAGGGCGGCGCGACTTCCCTGTCCGCGCTCAAGCAGGTCCAGCAGGCCGCGCCCGCTCTGGACACCGTCGCGCCGGCCGTGGCTGGCATGCATATCCAGCGCGACGGCACCGAAAGCTGGCTCGTGATCGACGGCAAGCAGCCGGCCGCGATCTGGCCGCAGGTTCGCCGTTTCTGGCAGGAGCAGGGCTTCCTGCTCGTCGTCGACCAGCGCGACAAGGGCGTGATGGAAACCGACTGGAACGAAACCCATCCGCAGATCAACGACGGCCTGATCCGCAGCGTGATCTCGAAGGCGATGGGCAATTCGTACGTGACGGCCGAGCGCAACAAGTACCGTACGCGTCTCGATTCGGCGCCGAACGGCGGTACCTACGTGTTCATCAGCCAGAAGGGGATGCGCGAGGCGATCACCGGCGCGAACAACGATTCGAGCAAATGGGAACCGAAGCCGAACGATCCCGCGCTCGAGACGGAATACCTGAAGCGGCTGATGGCCGTGCTCGCGCAGAACGAGCAACGCGCGAAGAACGGCGAACCGCCGATCGCGAACATCAAGGACAACGCGGTACCGAGCGACAAGAAGGCCGATGCCGACGCGTCGTCGAAGGCTGCCGCGGCGATCGCTGCGCAGAACGTCTCGCGCACGTCGGCACAAGGCAACGACGCGGCCGAAGCGGCCGTGCCGTCCGAAGTCACGCTCGGCGAGCCGTACGACCGGTCGTGGCTGCACGTCGGTCTCGCGCTCGATCGCGCGAACTTCACCGTCGACGATCGCGATCGCTCGAAGGGCCTGTATTTCGTGCGCTACGTCGATCCGAAGGATCTGAGCTCGGCCGAGCAGGGTTTCTGGAGCCAGCTGTTCCACGGCAAGAAGGAAAAGCAGGCGAAGCAGTATCGCGTCAACGTGAAGGCGCTCACGGCCGATCAGACGCGCGTCGCGGTCGTCGACGATTCGGGCGCGATCGATACGTCGTCGCCGGCTCGTCAGATCATGGGGTTGCTCGTGAATCAGCTCCGCTGA